Genomic DNA from Alphaproteobacteria bacterium PA2:
TTGGCTAGTCTTCCTTGTCGTCCTTGCCGCAAACCTTGTCTTTGGCTGCCAGCAGGTTGCCAAAGCGGCCATAGTTGACCTTCACCCCGTCGTCGAGGTCGAGCTCAATCCGTTGATCGGCAAGGTGCCGCAATTCCTCGTCAAATACACGCAGTTCGGACACTTGTTTGAGCAGTTTGTCCTTCTCTCGCGTCTTACGGGTCTTTTCAGCTGACGAGGCGGACACCGCAATCTCGGCATCCAGATCGTCTACGCGCTGCTGAAGTTTGCCCATCAACGGCGTGACATAGACCGTGCGCATTCTGGCCAAAGTGCCTTCGTTGTAGCGGTGGAGATAGACCAGCGCCTCGAACGCCTTCTGCTTGCCCGAGGAAAAGAGCCAGTAGATCGGACGGTTCTTGTAGGTCTGAAGGTGATCTTTGTAGAACTGCTTTGAGAGGTAGGAACGCAGTGCCGCACGTGGCTCACCCGCCTTGTCCTTGGAGAGACCATTCATCAGCGTGAACATCGTTTCCGTGACTGGCGCTTTTGGCCAAGCTGCACAAAGGAACTCCTCGATCCGCACGGCAGCATCGTCGCCAAACCACTGCTCCTCCGTCAGCGGGATTATGCCGTCGTCGTCGGCGGGAAACGGACCATAGCGTGACGGATCGAAGCCTATACCTCCGGAATGGGCATAGATCAGGCCCGGTTCAGCCAGCGAGTAGCGGCCCATCATGCAGCCGAAAGCATATGAAATTATGTCAAATTCTGTTGTGGTTTCTCGTTCAAAATTCTCAACTCTATATCCATTACTATCTACACTTTGATGAAAATATCTACTGATATAATCAACTACAGATTTATCGATTTGTTTTTGTAATCTTCTTATAGATAATATGTTATTTTCATATTGAAGGTTGCTAAAGTTAATATATTCATCAATCGTTTTTGATTCAGATTGAAATATATTGATGCCTCTATATTCTATTGATAACTCTATGCCATCCCAATCGTCTTTTGCCGCATTGATAGCATCATTCGCCCAAAAGCTCATTTTATCAATAAGGTCGTCGGGGCACAAAGGAAGGTCGTCGAACTCACTGTTAAAATCTGTGCCAGGACTCATAAGTTGGATGGCGTCTGATACAACAGATGAATTTAAGAAGGCAAGATTCGCCTTCAAATTATTAAGGGATGAAAATGGCACGAGCATCGCAGATGTATCGAATATTAGACCTTCAGGATTATACCTAAAACCAATACGCTTTCCGCTAGATCTAACTCTAGACCACGTAACGCCCTCTCTAAAATAGAGAGACCTATTTCTTATTACAAATTCCGGATCAGAAATATTTCTATACTTATTTCTAACAAGATCGAGCAATTGCGATCCATTGTCTTTGTAATTTACAACATGAATAACATTTCCATACCACTTTCTAGGCGCTCCTCCCTTATTATAGAGGAACCATGACTTTTTTGGGTCGGATGTAGATATTTGGGAGATGGCATCGCGGGCAATTTCCCACCAGTATCGCAGAAATCTAGGATTATCTGTCGTAGACATTCCCTGCTTGGCAGTGGCGACAGAGCGCATTTTGTTCGGAAGTTTAAGAATTAAGCCAGCACTTATAGGTGCTGATGGTTCGATAATATTGTTCGGGAGTTCGAGAAATTCTCTTTGAAATCGATCAAATCGGTCAATGTATTTATTCCCATTTTCGGAATCTGAACCAGCCAATATAATAGATTTTCCTCCAAAATTTGAACCAGACAAGACAATCGCACACGCTCTTACCGAGAATGCGCCTGATCCAATTTTCCAGACCGAATTTATCGACTCATTATTCAGAATTTCAAATCTCAATGAAGATAAGCTGGGTAGATAAAGAAGCTCTTCCTTTACAACAAAACTTGAAATACCGTTTCGTTTTCTAAGATTCGACCCTCTTCTAATAAACATTGCATAAGTGTCTATTTTTGCTTCTGGGTAGTAGCGCACAGCAAAATTTTCATAAAGCTTTGGAACGCCCGTTACACCACGCCCTCCCAAGTAAGGCGGGTTTCCTACCACACAATCGTAGCTATCACCCAGCAAACGGGCCTGTTCGACCAACGGCTTTAACAGCTCCTGCGCATCCTCCTGCGCCCGTCGCAGCAGCAAATCACCCGTGAGCGGCTTTGCTAGTAGCGCATCCAGCAAAGGCAAACTCTGCATCACTTTGTCTGGAACCGTGATCAGCGATCCAAAGGTCTTTGCACCTTCAAACAGCGTGACCAGCGCCTTGATTGCACTTGCTTCGGCTGAGGTCGGCTGTTTCGCAGCAAGGGTGGGCTGGCGCAGCGTTTCAGGCAGAAGATCGCCGCTCGGGACCAATTCAAAACGCTCGTGAGGCAACAGCGCGCTAGCCAGCGCATCTGCATCAAGCGCCTCGGCCTCTTGCAAGGCCAGAACATTCAGCGTGGGAGGATTACGCAGCACCGAACGATCATCGGCACAGGCTTTCATCAGCAGAGCAAACCCGGCCATCTGTGCCGCACGATCATCGATATCGAGACCGAACAGGTTCTTGGTCAGGATCGCGCGGGCAGCTTCGCGCTTGGTGTAGCCCCGCTCCAGATAGATTGACCGGAACAGGTCATAGGCTTCGACCAGAATATGGCCTGACCCAACTGCTGGATCGATCAATGTGATGGCTTCGAGATCAAGCTGCTTTGGTGTGATCGCATCGATCTGAGCTTTGACCTCTGGCGTCTGTTCCGCCGGAGCAATGTAATACTCCATGCCAGCGCGAATGCCGCTGTCGGGATAGGTCGCCAGCCACTGCGCCCCGAGGCTGTTCTGGACCATATATTTCACGATCCAGTTGGGCGTGAAAAGTTGGGTGGCAGCAGGGATATCTCCCGACTTCACCACCTTGCCCATCACCTGATCCTTCTTCTCCGAGATGTAGAACTGGTAGAGCCAGCCTATGATTTCGACCTCGTCCCATTCAGGCTCCGCGATGCTGTTGACCAGCTTGCGGATGATGCTGTCCGTCTGGAGCAGGTTTTCTGGGAGCAGGAGTTCGGTTTCATCGTCGATGCGCTCGAAGAGAAATGGCATAGCTTTGTGCAGGTCGTTGCACTGGCCGATCAGGATGCGGCGATAGAGGACCTCATCCTTGTCGCCCGCGAGCTTGAGCTCGACGACAACCTTTTGGTCTAGGCCAGGCAGGCTTAAGTGCTGTGCCTGCTGTAAGATCTCCGGCTCCCGTTCACCGCGTGGATGGCTGAGCACCCGGTAGCCGTGGTCAAAATAGCCATGCAATTCGATATAGCGGATGGCCAGGAAACGATTGAACCAGGTATAAGCCACAGCCTCCATGACATCGTCAAAGGAGGTGACTTCGATGCGCGCGAGCAATTTCCTGCGCTGTGCAGCCACGACCTTGGGAAACGCCTTGCCGCCAATAAGGAAGAGGTCGCCGCGCTCTTCCCCCGGTGTGAAACCTTCCTTGGTGACACCGAACAACGCGGCTCGGTCGGTCATTGCGCGAATAAAATCCTTCCGCGCCTGAGGAGCATAGGTCTTCAGGGCGTTGCGATTAGCGACCATTGATAGGTGATCCTGCTACAGAATTTCGATTCGAGCGTTGGCGGCCAGGGCCTCTTCGAGCTTTTGGCGAAGTGCGGAAAGGTAAGTTTCCACATCGTCCCTGCTCTCAAGATAGGCCTTTGAGCCCATCAGGGTGCGAGCCGTAACCTGCTGTCGCTGTCGGAACTTCTCGGGCGTCGCAATGCGCGGTGGCGCAATGTAAGGCATCGCGGGCCCCTCTTGAGGACCGGGATGATCTGCCTTTTCTGTCGGAGCTGCCGACCCTGGCTTTGCTGCCGCCTTTGCTCGGGCACTTGAGACGGCGCGTTCGATCATAAGCCGTGCATTGTCTTCTGCTTCAGCTGCGGCCTTAACTAGGTCGGCAATCTGACCAGTAAGGATCTGATCAAGAATATCCCGGCGGATACTTTGAAGTGGCAGAAGGCATTGATTGGAAAAATCCGCATCGACGCCGATATCCGCAAGATCGGCCTTCACTGCTGCAATGCGAGGGTCAACCAGGGCCAGAGCTTCGGCTCGCCTCTCAATCAAGACAACCTCGTTTCGGGCTTTGAGCAGATCGATCAGCCCACCGCTTTCTTTGATCCTCGGATAGGGGCTTTCCGCGGCGAGAATTGCAGCGACATTGTCGAGCGCTTTGGCCGCATCAGAATCCTTTCGCAGATGGAATGCGTTGGGAAGGAATCGGTCCCGATAGGCTCTCCGCAATGCGTCCCACTGAGTACGCTGTTGCGTGAAAAAGGTGGACTGCTGCTGAAACCGTTCATCCTGCTCCACCAGGTCGGCGCGATCCGTCTGTAGTTGGTTGATCAGAGCGAAGCTGTCTTTATGGGCGAGGAGTTTCCGCGTGACACCCAAGAGGTCGGCGATCTCACCCTTCCCCGGATAGTCGCCCGTGCCGGCTAAAGCCGCCCATTCGTTCAACTGCCTAAGACGGTCATCAAAACGGTCTCGAATAAAGGCTGCCAAGTCATCTTCAGACTCCGGCGGGGTCTTGCCGAATAGGTCACGCGCAAGTGTGCGGACAGCTTGAAGTGCGGACCTGTCCACAGTCTGGCGCCTGGAAACACTGACACGGTTCCACTTGGTAGTTCCGTCAATCTGACCAAAAACTTCTGCGACCGCGAGCTTGCCGCCATTGGCATGAAGCTCGATTTGACCGGCCTTAAGAAGCCGACAGACCAAAAGGAGCGTATCGAATTCCCGCCATCCGTAGGGGTGCCGGGCAAACCGATCATTGATCATCGCCCCCAAGTTCAGCGTCTGGCTGCGCCCGCTCAGAAGTTCGACATAGTCGAGCACTTCTTTGAGGGCGCGAGCGTTCTGGCTTCCGCCCGTTAAGTCCAGTTCCTCACCATTGGGGTCGGACAAAACCTTACGGATCTCAACGATTGGGTCGCTGGAGGAATGCTGGATATAGCCAAGCTTGTTGTAGGAATTCTCCACTAGGTAGTTCAGGGCGGCATCAACCGCAGCCTTCGGCGCGCCTGAGAACGTCTTTTCCTTGCCGATAACGTAGAACTTCGCCGTTTCCAGCATGTCCGACAAAGTGGCGTGAATGCGTTGGCGGCGTTGGGTGTTTTCAGAGCGCTTGTCATCAAAGATCCGCTTTATCGTTGGGGTCACAGATCCGTCGGATCTTTGACGGAGGTAGGCCTCAGTCTTGATCAAGGTAGTGATCTCGTCTGCGAGCTTTTTGTCATCCCGCAGTTTGATGAAAACCTGGCCCACAGAGCCATCCATGCTCTGCTGCACACAACGCGGCTCATTGAAATCGCCGTAGTCGGACGCCAGGGGCGTAAGGACCGAAAGCGGAAGCGCACCCTCAATACGGTTGCCGATGGGCGCGAGATCGATGATCCGTAGGATATCGAAGTCCTTGTTGTTGACGCTGTAGCGGTACTTGCGCAGGTCTTTCAGGACATCTTCGAATATGACCTCCCCAAGCAGCCGAAGCCGTTCGCTCTCGACATACTCTTGGGTCTTAATCTCCTTGTTGATGTCGCGCTCTTCGTTGGTCAGAAAGAAATAGAGATCGCCGTTTCGGCTGATCAAGGTCTCCCTTTCCAGTCTTAGAAGGCTCTGCTCGATCTCCGCGCGAATGGCTCTTTTGTCGGCGTCCACTTCGTCGACAAAGAAGGTAACCAGATTGTCGATATTGCCCGGGACCTCATCAATATACCTGATTAAAAACAAGGTCTTGAGAACGCGGCTGTCAAAATCTGTGGCGTCAGCAATGTTTTGTACGCGGCTGATGGCGACACGCACGACGCCTTCTAGGAAACTCTCTATTGAGGGGTAGAAGGCGTCTAGCGTCACTAGGGCGCCCAGGGGACGCTCCTTGATGGCAAGCGCTGCAGTCTGGAAGGCGTCGAGCATGGAGCGCTCGCCCTTGGAAAGGTGCCCGCCTGCCGCGCCGAATTTGCGGCTCGCCTCGAACATCTTCTGTACCAATAGGAATTGGTACGGGGGGAAGGGGTAGCAGGTTGCGAAGTTCTTCCCGTCAGCGAAGCCTCGCAAGGTCATGCCCGCGTCTCGGAACGTTATCTGGTTCTTGAGAATGTCACCCTTGGCTGCGAACAGCGTTTCGAGCTCAGTGACGGCGTCGGAGGTTTTGGCCAGAAGCCGGCGCTGAATTACTTCATCGGCGTTGGATCCCGACAGGGAAAGCCGGGTAGAGAACCGCCCTTGGATTTTCGAGAAATCATTTTCCCGGGCATTCTCGAACGAAGCGCCGACGACGGCGTCCATATCTTCCTGGGATGTCACGACCACCCAAGCGCGGCCTTTGCAGATGGTGCCCAGCTCCTCGGTGACGGTCTGAAGGTTGAGCATCAGTTGGGATTGGCCGCCTATAAACTGGCCCACTTCGTCGACCAAGAAGACCAGGCGCTGCTCAGGGTCTTTGCCGTCCAGGTACTGCTTCACCCACTTGGCAAAATTCTCGATCGTCAGGCTCAGGCCCTTCTCGAGGTTATCGATCCAGGCTTGAAGGCTGTCGACCGGCTGTCCAAGCACGCCGCCCAAAGCGGCAGCGATTTCGGCCGTATGGAAATGATAGGAGTCCCGTTCCTCATTCCAGTTCAGACCGTAGCCAACCTCTAGAGCCTGTTTGAATGCCTCGTACTTTCCTTTCTCGTCGAGGAACCGCTCCATATGGGCCACCTCGGGATGGTCACCGCTGAAGCCGCAGTGTTCGTTGAACACCCTGAGGAAGACCCGCAAAATCGGATCGCGGTTGTGATTTTGTTCTGCCTTACTGTCGATATTGAAAAGGATGACCTCGGTCTTCGCAGCCGCCAGTTTTCGTAGGTCCCCAGCGAACGCAGAGTCGCCAGAAACTTTTTGAAGGAAAAAATCGAGCGGCGTTCTTTCCTCTTTGCCGTCACTGACGGGTTGGTTGGCAAGGAGGTAAGAAAGGATCTTGATTAGGTGGGATTTGCCCGACCCAAAGAACCCCGAAACCCAAACTGCCATTTGCGCAGCGACGCTCGGATCATTGCCGCGGGCCAGGCCCGAAAGGTAGGCGTCCACAAATTTGCGGAGGTGCTTATCGACTTCCTTGGTGATTACATACTCATCGAGTTCATTGAACGCCTGATCACTCTGGTCCGCCTTGATGACGCCGTTGATCGGTCTCTGGATGTCCTTCGCGAAGGCGTCCTGCAATTTCATATCGGTCAATCCACAAGTCTGAAGGCGCGATAGTATGGCGTTTCCTGCAATTCACCAAAGAGCTGCAGAGTCTGACCATTAAACCGTCCGGGGAAAAATAGGACGACAGGCGTGGTCCCGATTAGCGGTTGTAAGTTGTTCAGGAGGCTATGAGTGCGGACAAATGGGTAAGCTGCGCCGACACCTGTTAGCAGGATTGTATCGGGCTTTTCAGCTTGCACCCTCTCCATCAGCGTATGCGCAAGTTTCCCCGCTTCAAGTGGCCCTTTGAGAGCACTTAGGAGCGCGGGCGCGCCCTTTGCCGTCTCCAATGCAATGGCCTTTTCGTACAATCGGCGCGATCGCAGGACCTCTACGACGAGGGCAAACAAATTGACGTTGGTGACCTTTAGGCTTGTCTTGCGGTCAAGATCTTCCGCGAGCCATGACACGTAAGCATCGACTTGAGGTTCGTCGCCTGGCGCATAGTCGAAGGCGTAGAATGGCACTTCGTTTCCCAGACCTTTTCCGGTCAGAAAGTCATCAGACGTAATTCTCCCCCGGATCTGATCGAGGCGCACTTTCAGGTCGGTCATATGAAAGCCTGCATGGCGCGCAGGATTTCTGAAAATCCGCCCTTATTCAATTCAGCAATGACCTCGGGTTGATAGTACACCGGCTGAAGCATGGGTCGGTCGGCATCCGAAAGCATCCCGATCTCCAATAGTATTTGAAATGTCGAATCGCCGAGCTTTTCAGCTGTTGAAGTCGACCAGACCGGCATCATTGGGTCTCGCTCACGGCATCCATCTAAATAGGCCCGCCAATGGCTACGGGTAAGTGACAGGTTGCCAGAGCGAAAGTGGTCGCGGACCTCCAGTTTAAGAAAATCCAGAAGGAGCGGACTATGGACGAGAGCGGCCGCAAATACGGCTTGGGTTGCGGCTGGCTTTGAGCCATCTCGGACAAGCCCCAACAGATCCGGCGTCAATGTTACAAGCCTGGCTCGAATAAGACTGGCCTGCCGTTTTGCTGTTCCTGGAGACTTCTTTTGAAGGACGTTTTCAACCTCAATCGCGTTGCGCCATTCAGCTGCGCTGGCGTTATTCAGCAGTAGGCTGGCAACTATCCGGGACTCGTAGACTTTCAAGGCGCCGCCTGCGATGTCGGCCTTATAGCTAGGCATCACCTCGTTCCCGCGAGCGGAAGGGTGTCAATTTGCCGATTTATTATGTCGGAGATTTCGGCGTGGAGTGGAAGGTGCCTCCGCTCGTTGGCCCAAGCTTCTCGGAACCGCGAAACTGTCTCGCGGGCAACGCCGATAACTAGCCTTTCTGGAAGACCTGCCTTGGCAGCAAGGTGGGTGAGCTCGTCTTCGTTGAAGCCGTCCCAACGGGCGGTGCGGCTGAACTTAAGGGCCGCCTTATCATCTGGAATGTAGGCCAGCGTAGAGACGAAGTCATAGGCTGGCGACAGGCTGGGAGTGACACTGTCAGCATAGAGCAGCGACCAGTTTTTAAGGTGCATGTCGGCGTTGCCAATCATTGCATTGAAAACCAGACGGCGGATGAATTCGGTGATCCCAGCCTCTCCGATTTCCAACCAAAGTACCTTGGCAATCGACCGATAGGTGGCATGCTTGTATTTGTCGTCGGGATAGACTCCAAAGACCTGAGCGAAGTCCTCCATGTGGATACGCTCGCCATCGGCGGTCCGGTCGAAGCGGCGGACGGCGTAGGCCGCGCCTTCTAGCTTTCCGATTCCATCTGGAAGGCCGGCGATTTGATCAAGCTCGACGAGCTGAATGTCAGGCACATCGATGCCCACAGACTTCGCCAGGGTCATCATCGAGATCTCGTTCTCGGACACGCCGCGAAAGCGGGTTGATGGCAGCTTGACGATCCAGGACCCGCCGACACCGGTCGCTGGAATTGTCAGGCCTCCCTGTGCTTTCTCCAGCGCGGAAAACTTCAGCTGCACACCAGCAAGTGAAAACCGCAGCGGGACTTCGGCTGGTTCTGACCCAGCGGGAAGGGGATCCTCTTCATGGGCCGGCCCCGGCTCTTCCCCATCTGGCCCCCTGGCGATGACAGCTCCAGGCAAGTCGCGCCCCAGCGCCCACAATAGATAGAATTCCCGGACCACGTTTACGCCGGCCCTTTCGGCCAGGTAGTCCCGCAAGGGACCTTCCGGCAAGAGGTTCGAAAAGAACGGTGACAATCGCGTTTGGGTTCGCCGTTGATCCCGGATCAAGTCGCCCATGGCGTCCTTGAACGACAGGCTCAAGGTTGGCCTGTTGGGGTCATCTGCGTAGGCATCATCGAAGGTGAAGACTGTACGGTCGCCACCTAGCCCGTTGATCGTGCCGACCTTTCGGTCGGCAAGAAAGATGTCGAGGATGTCTGCGGCCACGGCCTAGTCCTCCTCGTCAAGGCTATAGGCGGGGGTCTGCACAGGTGCGCGAGCATGGACAAGCCCGTTACGGATTTTGGCCAGGCCGTGGATCGCGGCTTCGAGATCCTTCAGGTTGTCGTCTGCGCTTTCCCCGGCGCGTCGGATAACCGTGACCGCGTTTTCCAACTCGCCCAAAGCTCCGGGCGTCTGGAACAAGGGGGCGATAGCGATCACGTCCTGGATCAACGTGGCAAGGCGCTCCGTCATACTACTCTTGGGGTGCTCAATGCGCAGACGCCTTAGCGTCGGCTGAAGTGAGTTGACCAAGCCGCGCGCGGACCTCAGATCTTGGTTGGCTTCAGCCTCGCGGATCAAAGCCTCAACGGCCGGGATTGAGGATCGCGGCGCAAGCAAGAGCTCTAGGTCCAGTAAGCGTGCAAGCTCCACCAATGTTGAGACCTTCACGTCAACCGAGCCGCTTTCGATGCGCGAGATATGCGCCTGGGGAATTCGAGCCTTCCCGCTGAGGTCACGTTGAGACCAACCTTTGTTGAGGCGAGCTTGGCGAAGGCTTTGCGCAAAGGCTTCTGCCTGATAGCTCATGATGTAGTTCGTTGCATCATTTCACCCGATTGATGCAGAGAAGCATATATCGTCTCGGCTCCATATGCAATATATGCGCGACCGCATCAAATCCTATTTTGATGTAGCAGAAGATATCAACTCAATATCAGATTCGTATACGTTCGATCTCATCAAGGCTGACCTGATCGGAGCGCCGATCATAGAGCTGTGTGGTGCGAGTGGAGGCGTGATTTGCCATAGCGGCTGCATTTTCCAGCGTACCGCCGTTCTTCAAATAAGCCGTAATGCCCGTAGCGCGAAATGTGTGGTTGCCGATCTTAGTGGCGATGCCCGATGCACAGGCCCGACGCCCTATCATGGCATAGGCGTTCGACTGTGGGAGAGGTCTCGAGCTAAGCGCCGACCTACCCCGTTCAATCGTACGAAATAGTGGCCCTTTAGGATCACGCCGCAGGTCGCAGCCGTCGAGATAGGCGTCCAGAAATGTCTCGAGCGAATGGTGGCAAGGCATCTCGTGACGCTTGCCGCCCTTTTCGTGGAGGCGAACCCAGAGCCGACGGTTCTGCACAAAGACGTCTTCAACCTTCATTCCCAAGGCGGCGCCAATGCGTGCAAAGCTGAACACCATCAAGCTAATCAGCGCCCGGTCACGCAGACCGACCGGGGTCGATATGTCGATCGCATCAAGGAGATGCCGAGCCTCTGCCGGATCGAGCACCGGTGTTTTTCCCCGGCGGACGCTATGGGATGGTCCGCGCACTGAAGCGGCTGGATTCAGCGGAACGACCTGACCCATCACCAGCCAGTCGAAGAGATGGCGGATCGCTGCCAAGTGCTGCTTTGACGTTGGCGAAGATCTGGAAAGGCTTAGAGCCTCTATGTAGGCGCCCACATGGAGCGGTTGGACGTCAGTGACCGAGGCCACCCCCCTGCCCTCGCACCAAGCCAGGAAATCGACCACGGCGCGGGCATAGGCCCGGCGCGTGTTGGCGTTTCTGATGGTCGTGGCGAAGAATTCGAGAAATCGGATTTGAGCGCGCTCGCCGGCAGCCGCGACTATCGACGGTAGGTTTTGAAATCTAACGGGCTGGACGAGCCGCTTCATAACCTACCAACTTCGCGAGCAATCGCCACAGCGGAGGTCGCGTTGTCGAACTGAAAAACAACGCGTCCTTGAGTGTTGCGCTCACGCAGGTCGATTTTCCCTTGCGTGTAGTCATATGAAAAGCACCAGCGCTGGCCCCCAACCTTGACCCAGCAGGTACGGGCAGTCTGACCGTTGCGCTCATAGACGGAAACGTCGTGTCCAGTGCGGCCGAGCTCCAGGCGTGCCCTGACGGCGTCAGAAAGCGGCTTGATCACCTGATCGACCAGTGGCGCATGGTGCGCAGCTTCCCGGCACACCTTTGCGAGAAACTCGTCGATCTGCTTGTCTGTCGTTAGCTGCCGCGCCATGTCCCACCTATATGTGATAATGTCCTTTATCACACATATAAAGCAGCAGCACCTACTGCTTGGTCTCGATATGAAATAGGTGATCGCTTAGCCGATCCGTGAGGACCTGGAGGTCCAGCTACCGGGCACCGTGATCGCCCCACAGCGACTGAATAATCGGCTCGAATTCGGGCTTCGAGCAAAACTGGCAATCTGGGTGTCGGGGCCGCAGCGTGCGGGATCGGGCGATCGGCAGGTTCCATGGATCGACTGACCAGTAGTTAGTCGTGGTGATATCGGCGAAGCACCGCAGCATCTCCACCACCATCAGGATGCCCGCCCAGGCTGAGACGAAGGCGAAGGGCGCAAGAACCTGACGGCCTTCGGGGGTTGCCAGGGCCTGCTCCGAGCAGAGCTGACGGAACAAGCTGTCAAACGCTAGGTTGACGATGGCCGACGCGTCGATACTGGGGTGCGTCTGCGCGATCCTGCGCGCAACGCCTTCGGTGATGAGACCGCTCCGAACGTCGGCCAGGTCGACGCCCAGGCCTTCGGCGATTGAGCGCTCCCGGGCTTGCTCCTCCGGCACGTGGCGGTAGATGCAGGCGAGGCAGGCATGATCGGTGGGCAGGGTATTCGAGTGCACTATCACGCCGCGGACGTCGGTGGTGGATGCGTCGATGATCCGCCGGGGCGCCTCCAGCTGTATGGCGCGGCGGACGAGGCGGCTGTCGACCGTGACGAAGACCGTCTCAGGCGGTCGGCCGAGGATGCGGACGAACGCTTTGAAATCTTCTACGCGTGGAAGAAGGGTGAGCCCCTGGAGGTCGAGTTGGGCGCGCTCCGCCAGGGCCACTGCCTTGTCGCGGTCGATGTCGTCCTCGACCAGATATAGACAGCGGTTCAGCACCCCGCCCTGGACCACCTTGGGATCGACAATCGACAGCTCACCACGGACGTCGAGATGTCGAATGGCGCGCAGGAAGCCATGCGCCACGGCCCCAGCGCCAGCCATGACGGCCGACCCAAGAACGAGTGGACGGTCAAGGGCACCGTCTGGAACCCCGAGCTGAGCATAGTCTAGGCGCATAGGCAGGCGGGCCTGGGGCAGTGCCTGATCCTCGATCACCGCATGGACCGTGGCCGCGGCGGCGGCGCACGCGGCGGCGGCGGCGTATAGCGGATGAGGTTGGGTGTTTAGGAGCCTGACAGCATCCTGGCCGAGGATGGCTCGCGTGGCGTCAAGGTCAACGAAAAGCTGTTTAGCGGCCGTGCGGGGCTCAGCTCCGCCGACGACCACCTCCAGGTCGGGCAGGGCTTCCCCCAGGTCAAATTCCGTCTGGACGGTGCGGCCGACTAGCTCGCCAATGTCGCGCGCCCAAGCGGTCTTCCATCCCACCTCGGCCGTGATGAGAACGACGCGCTTGAGACGTTCTCCTGCCTCGCCCTCGCCCACCCCGAGTATGGAAGCGAGCATTAGTGCGTTTTGCTGTGCAGCCGCACTCATCAAGCAATCCTGATCTGGGCTTCGAGGCCGAAGTTCGGGTGGTGACGCCATTCACCGTCGGGCGTGTAGGCGTAGGTCATCACCTCATTGAGGAAGGTCTCCTGGGTCGTCGTGGCCGCGAAGCGGGGCAGAACCAGGGATAGAGCCCCCACGTGGCGGACGATGGCCCATTCGGCGTCGACTTCGGAGTGGAAGGCGCGGCCAGGATGGGTGTGGATTTGCGCGACGATCCGACGTCGGGTCGATCGAAGATGATCCATCAGGGCCCGCATCGATTCCGGTGGAAGTCGGAAATAATCGATCGCCGCTATCTGCGCCGGCTCATAGACCTCTACGATCGGCGTCGGCGACCGCTGCGCTGCGGTCGACAGCCAGAGTGCGACCCGCTCCTCCTGCCGCAGCCCGCCGCGCCGGAGGACGTCAATGGTCTCGCGTAGCAAGGTGGGTGACAGGACAATGGCGGTCATCTAACGGCTCTCTTCCAGGCGCGCCACAACT
This window encodes:
- a CDS encoding kinase; its protein translation is MAADILDIFLADRKVGTINGLGGDRTVFTFDDAYADDPNRPTLSLSFKDAMGDLIRDQRRTQTRLSPFFSNLLPEGPLRDYLAERAGVNVVREFYLLWALGRDLPGAVIARGPDGEEPGPAHEEDPLPAGSEPAEVPLRFSLAGVQLKFSALEKAQGGLTIPATGVGGSWIVKLPSTRFRGVSENEISMMTLAKSVGIDVPDIQLVELDQIAGLPDGIGKLEGAAYAVRRFDRTADGERIHMEDFAQVFGVYPDDKYKHATYRSIAKVLWLEIGEAGITEFIRRLVFNAMIGNADMHLKNWSLLYADSVTPSLSPAYDFVSTLAYIPDDKAALKFSRTARWDGFNEDELTHLAAKAGLPERLVIGVARETVSRFREAWANERRHLPLHAEISDIINRQIDTLPLAGTR
- a CDS encoding integrase, encoding MKRLVQPVRFQNLPSIVAAAGERAQIRFLEFFATTIRNANTRRAYARAVVDFLAWCEGRGVASVTDVQPLHVGAYIEALSLSRSSPTSKQHLAAIRHLFDWLVMGQVVPLNPAASVRGPSHSVRRGKTPVLDPAEARHLLDAIDISTPVGLRDRALISLMVFSFARIGAALGMKVEDVFVQNRRLWVRLHEKGGKRHEMPCHHSLETFLDAYLDGCDLRRDPKGPLFRTIERGRSALSSRPLPQSNAYAMIGRRACASGIATKIGNHTFRATGITAYLKNGGTLENAAAMANHASTRTTQLYDRRSDQVSLDEIERIRI